One stretch of Bacteroidota bacterium DNA includes these proteins:
- a CDS encoding type II secretion system F family protein translates to MPEFRVDGVSLSGKPVQGVINADTMKLAKERATNMARERKFKVTGVHARSTFIYRVRKGTDKPVDGEQKAFTKQEVIDALGKMGYTVVYVRKQLFGGGGKVPDIEVVSFVRVSADLIRQKLPFGDMMSMLINDIQNKSLREAIRDINQDLKQGKDSEKAFQKHEKELGKFAAHMLGLASKSGNMGEIFESTAKFLERNAQFKKDLKSALIMPVVTLVILFGAVGYYVAYIFPETANLFQKFKIELPPMTKATLKLSDFITSNIVWLMLIVAIPAVAFARFASTERGRFLIDKYTWKVPAIGDLMHKTSIEIFCRVFYALYSGSGENIEVIKMASEACGNKYMEHQIKTIGLPMMVEKGAGITEAFEATGVFTKTALSRFHSGAETGTVKTTALQLAEYYEKETGYRMRNAIDMIQLVISMIIMVVLTGLTLVSSETATIKPKPPGGWLTFFSFYF, encoded by the coding sequence ATGCCAGAATTTCGCGTTGATGGAGTTTCGCTCAGTGGTAAACCTGTGCAAGGTGTAATCAATGCCGATACCATGAAACTTGCAAAGGAACGCGCAACAAACATGGCGCGTGAACGAAAATTTAAAGTCACCGGTGTCCATGCCAGGAGCACGTTCATCTACCGAGTTAGGAAGGGGACTGATAAACCTGTTGATGGTGAACAAAAGGCATTTACGAAACAAGAGGTGATTGATGCTCTGGGAAAAATGGGATACACCGTTGTATATGTTCGTAAACAATTATTCGGAGGGGGCGGAAAAGTTCCGGATATTGAAGTTGTATCATTTGTGAGAGTAAGCGCGGATTTGATCAGACAAAAATTACCATTTGGTGATATGATGTCAATGTTGATCAACGATATTCAAAATAAATCGCTTCGTGAAGCAATCAGAGATATTAACCAAGATCTCAAACAAGGAAAAGACAGTGAAAAAGCATTCCAAAAACATGAGAAGGAATTGGGAAAATTCGCCGCTCATATGCTTGGTCTTGCATCGAAAAGCGGAAACATGGGTGAGATCTTTGAAAGTACCGCAAAATTTTTAGAACGAAATGCGCAATTCAAAAAAGATCTTAAAAGTGCGCTGATTATGCCGGTGGTAACCTTAGTGATTTTATTTGGAGCAGTAGGTTATTATGTTGCCTATATCTTCCCTGAAACAGCAAATCTGTTTCAAAAGTTTAAGATTGAACTTCCACCGATGACGAAAGCAACATTAAAGTTAAGTGACTTTATTACCTCCAATATTGTATGGCTTATGTTAATTGTTGCAATCCCAGCAGTTGCTTTTGCTCGATTTGCGTCCACAGAACGAGGCAGATTTTTAATTGATAAATATACATGGAAAGTTCCTGCTATCGGTGATCTGATGCATAAAACAAGTATCGAAATTTTCTGCCGCGTATTCTATGCGTTGTATTCAGGATCTGGCGAAAATATAGAAGTGATAAAAATGGCTTCCGAGGCGTGTGGTAACAAGTATATGGAGCATCAAATCAAAACTATTGGTTTACCGATGATGGTTGAGAAAGGTGCCGGTATTACCGAAGCGTTCGAAGCGACTGGAGTGTTCACGAAAACTGCATTGTCCAGATTCCATTCTGGTGCAGAGACTGGAACAGTGAAAACAACAGCCCTTCAACTGGCAGAGTATTATGAAAAAGAAACAGGTTATCGAATGCGCAATGCGATCGATATGATTCAGCTTGTTATCTCTATGATCATCATGGTTGTATTGACAGGATTGACGCTCGTTTCTTCCGAGACAGCAACGATTAAACCAAAACCTCCGGGCGGCTGGTTGACTTTTTTTAGTTTTTATTTTTAA
- a CDS encoding S8 family serine peptidase, with translation MKHIVTFFAVLFTVVTVSLSQSFDRSKIDIRLLDDVDQFISKKSEQSFRFFKSTGEQEYVDVIVFSTAFDEAKSIGVRPMAQYPEFFTARMDVATMLKLSNLKSTVYIQAPKMRYPKLDKSLIEMKVDKLHAGTVNGTVYKGKNVIVGVIDSGIDWKHLDFRSDTDTTKTRLLFLWDQTDSRTGVGPSGFNYGAEYTAAVINNELDGTPAGAVLEEDISGHGTHVASTAAGDGSVSSGKFKGVAPEADLIIVKGGDNGFSTTNIINGITYIRQKAVAAGKPFVINMSLGGHDGSHDGTQPEEVTVNTELSGTTGRQIVIAAGNEGSDAIYGTATLTNGTSKSFTFDIPVYTPTSGTTNDYVLFSAWYKTGDNFTVEVKTPNNTTVMAASGASQQNSTTNGHVKILNGTGAANSKGVKECIIEIYDATTTTPAAGTWTITVTGGTMSQGGLFDIWLSGSSIQGNGGETVEFTSGHSFSKLVGMPGTAENGITVGSYVTKWSWTAIDNNTYAYNGTDRTNNFSTFSSMGPTRDGRQKPDVSAPGQAIVAARAATVSFSDPVLIAPSGKYVVEQGTSMASPHVAGLVALMLQAKPSITPEAIRSAIISAARKDASTGNSASAQWGNGKVDGQAALQSLLSVQLESENIPKTYILQQNYPNPFNPETQISFSIPKASFVTVKVYSVLGEEVATLVNEQLPPGEYSSRFDGNNRASGISSKAAVPAGRQGYASGVYFYTLTADNISVTKKMLLLR, from the coding sequence ATGAAGCACATCGTTACATTTTTTGCAGTACTGTTCACAGTTGTTACCGTCTCGTTATCACAATCGTTTGATCGATCAAAAATTGATATCCGGTTGTTGGATGATGTTGATCAATTCATTTCAAAAAAATCTGAACAGTCATTTCGATTCTTCAAATCGACCGGTGAGCAAGAGTATGTTGATGTGATAGTCTTTTCGACTGCATTTGATGAAGCTAAATCAATCGGCGTTCGACCGATGGCGCAATATCCGGAATTTTTTACTGCTCGAATGGATGTTGCCACGATGTTAAAATTGAGTAATCTCAAAAGCACAGTGTATATTCAGGCACCCAAAATGCGCTATCCGAAATTAGATAAGAGTCTGATAGAAATGAAAGTTGATAAACTTCATGCCGGCACGGTGAATGGGACAGTGTACAAAGGGAAGAACGTAATCGTCGGCGTTATTGACAGCGGAATTGATTGGAAGCATTTAGATTTCCGTTCGGATACTGACACCACCAAAACGAGACTTCTTTTTTTATGGGATCAAACAGACAGCAGAACCGGTGTCGGTCCTTCAGGCTTTAATTACGGAGCCGAATACACCGCTGCCGTAATTAATAACGAACTCGACGGGACTCCAGCTGGTGCTGTTCTTGAAGAAGATATAAGCGGACATGGAACACACGTCGCTAGTACTGCAGCAGGGGATGGCTCGGTCTCTTCCGGAAAATTTAAAGGTGTTGCCCCTGAAGCAGATCTGATTATCGTCAAAGGTGGAGATAATGGATTCTCCACGACAAACATTATTAATGGCATTACCTATATACGACAAAAAGCAGTTGCAGCCGGAAAACCATTTGTGATCAATATGAGTCTTGGGGGACATGATGGTTCGCATGACGGAACACAACCGGAAGAAGTGACGGTGAATACCGAATTGAGTGGCACAACCGGAAGGCAAATTGTTATCGCTGCCGGAAACGAAGGATCCGATGCAATCTATGGAACAGCGACATTAACAAATGGAACATCAAAATCATTTACATTTGATATTCCCGTTTATACTCCGACGAGTGGCACAACGAATGATTATGTCCTTTTTAGTGCATGGTATAAAACCGGAGATAATTTTACTGTTGAAGTAAAGACACCGAACAATACAACAGTTATGGCAGCGTCAGGTGCTTCTCAACAAAATTCTACAACCAATGGACATGTCAAAATCCTAAATGGAACAGGAGCGGCTAATTCCAAAGGAGTAAAGGAATGCATTATTGAAATTTATGATGCTACGACGACGACGCCAGCTGCTGGGACATGGACAATAACTGTTACTGGTGGAACAATGTCCCAAGGAGGACTCTTTGATATCTGGTTATCGGGATCATCCATTCAAGGGAATGGCGGTGAAACTGTAGAATTTACTTCCGGTCATTCCTTCTCGAAACTTGTCGGAATGCCGGGAACTGCAGAAAACGGAATTACTGTAGGCTCGTATGTAACGAAATGGAGTTGGACTGCTATTGATAACAATACATATGCATATAACGGTACAGATCGTACAAATAATTTTTCAACATTCAGCAGTATGGGACCCACCCGTGATGGAAGGCAGAAACCTGATGTTAGTGCTCCAGGTCAAGCGATTGTTGCTGCTCGAGCAGCAACAGTTTCATTTTCCGATCCCGTATTGATAGCACCGAGTGGAAAATATGTCGTTGAACAGGGTACAAGCATGGCATCACCCCACGTTGCCGGTTTGGTAGCATTAATGCTGCAGGCGAAACCGTCTATTACGCCTGAAGCGATTCGATCGGCAATTATTTCGGCTGCAAGAAAAGATGCATCCACTGGTAATTCTGCGAGCGCACAATGGGGAAACGGAAAAGTTGATGGTCAGGCAGCGTTACAGTCATTATTGTCAGTCCAATTGGAATCGGAAAATATTCCCAAAACATATATCCTTCAACAAAATTATCCGAATCCGTTTAATCCAGAGACACAAATATCATTCTCTATTCCCAAAGCCTCTTTTGTTACTGTAAAAGTGTATTCTGTACTTGGTGAAGAGGTTGCAACATTAGTGAACGAACAGCTTCCGCCAGGAGAATATTCATCTCGTTTTGATGGAAACAATAGAGCCAGCGGAATATCCTCCAAAGCTGCCGTACCTGCAGGCAGGCAGGGATATGCTTCTGGCGTATATTTTTATACACTGACTGCGGACAATATTTCCGTAACGAAAAAAATGTTACTGTTGAGATAG
- a CDS encoding GspE/PulE family protein: MADIDITDKIGYTLLKKGIIDYETLEKSLRIKESEATKKERRNLGQILVSEFSADHDAVFREVANLYAFREIYIADENIEKSRIDFIRKLIDALPDGNRELLIQTKMLPLKFDEKQPDKLIIISADPTDRSIPLISRNFNVKKYEVTYCRLKDIQNLIEQVIPPQNEFLKLLEDNQISVETGEEEVNVDEDELNAEINKSALANLFEGALVEAVRTGVSDVHIVAAEGKKTNFLFRVDGDLKLWHCQENTMPEAVMAVVKDRTKNVDRFEREMSQDGFIQRVVDGHQLRFRVSIMPIVTTEFKNKFESVVIRVLDDRKVITDLNKLGLQGPAKGFFYKAIQKPQGIVILTGPTGSGKSTTLIAALYQVIDPTVNVLTIEEPVEYIIRGARQLKIGPKMSFEQSIRGILRHDPDIVLVGEMRDKITAETAIKLANTGHLVFSTLHTNDAPSAVARLYKMGIEPFLIAYAINIIVAQRLIRTLCKICKTPIDDNEKPDLLKFGFSEDDLKNHTFYKAVGCDKCSGGYKGRAAIHEALFFTKAIKDIILNAGEKVDENSIREQASKDGMWTLRRSGMERMKEGMASLEEIIASTVEDE; the protein is encoded by the coding sequence ATGGCAGATATAGATATTACCGATAAGATCGGTTATACGCTCCTGAAAAAAGGAATCATCGATTACGAGACGCTGGAAAAATCTCTGCGGATCAAAGAATCGGAAGCAACAAAAAAAGAGCGTCGTAATCTCGGGCAAATTTTAGTATCGGAGTTTAGTGCCGATCATGATGCTGTATTTCGGGAAGTGGCAAATCTGTATGCATTTCGCGAGATCTATATCGCTGATGAAAATATTGAAAAAAGTAGAATAGATTTTATCCGGAAACTCATCGATGCATTGCCGGATGGGAATCGGGAACTGTTGATCCAAACAAAAATGCTTCCCCTGAAGTTTGATGAAAAACAGCCAGATAAACTTATCATCATCTCTGCTGATCCGACGGATCGGTCCATTCCGTTAATTTCAAGAAATTTTAACGTCAAGAAATATGAGGTAACATATTGCCGCCTGAAAGATATTCAGAATCTTATTGAACAGGTCATTCCCCCTCAGAATGAATTTTTGAAACTGTTGGAAGACAATCAAATAAGTGTTGAAACCGGCGAAGAAGAAGTTAATGTCGATGAGGATGAGTTAAATGCCGAAATCAATAAGAGTGCACTTGCAAACTTGTTTGAAGGAGCTCTTGTTGAAGCAGTTCGCACGGGAGTGAGTGACGTTCATATTGTTGCTGCTGAAGGGAAGAAGACGAATTTTTTATTTCGTGTGGATGGTGATTTGAAGTTATGGCACTGTCAGGAAAATACCATGCCCGAAGCGGTGATGGCGGTAGTGAAGGATCGAACGAAGAATGTGGACCGGTTCGAACGGGAGATGTCCCAAGACGGTTTTATTCAACGAGTAGTTGATGGGCACCAGTTACGTTTTCGTGTTTCCATTATGCCGATTGTGACCACAGAGTTCAAGAATAAATTTGAGAGTGTCGTTATCCGTGTTCTGGATGATCGAAAAGTGATTACCGATCTGAACAAACTTGGCTTGCAAGGTCCGGCAAAAGGATTTTTCTACAAAGCAATTCAAAAACCACAGGGTATCGTCATCTTAACTGGTCCGACAGGATCAGGAAAATCTACAACATTGATCGCAGCATTATATCAAGTGATTGATCCCACAGTAAATGTTCTGACCATCGAAGAACCGGTTGAATATATTATTAGAGGTGCGCGGCAATTGAAGATCGGCCCGAAGATGTCCTTTGAACAATCCATTCGCGGTATCCTCCGGCATGATCCGGATATCGTTCTGGTCGGTGAAATGCGCGATAAGATTACGGCAGAAACGGCAATTAAACTTGCTAACACCGGTCACTTAGTGTTTTCTACACTGCATACAAACGATGCTCCTAGTGCTGTCGCTCGATTATACAAAATGGGAATTGAACCGTTTCTTATTGCCTATGCCATCAACATCATCGTTGCGCAGCGTCTTATCAGAACACTGTGTAAGATCTGCAAAACACCGATTGATGATAATGAAAAACCGGACTTGTTAAAATTTGGCTTTAGCGAAGATGATCTCAAAAATCACACATTCTATAAAGCAGTAGGGTGTGATAAGTGTTCAGGAGGATACAAAGGACGTGCTGCCATCCATGAAGCATTATTCTTTACCAAAGCGATTAAGGATATTATTTTGAATGCCGGTGAAAAAGTGGATGAAAACTCTATTCGGGAGCAGGCTTCTAAGGACGGAATGTGGACTCTGCGCCGTTCCGGCATGGAACGAATGAAGGAAGGGATGGCCTCTCTTGAAGAAATTATTGCTTCTACCGTTGAGGATGAGTAG
- a CDS encoding PilT/PilU family type 4a pilus ATPase, translated as MVAFISTNITLPPMHVAPTASLVIPPEIFEKTRVILNQVITQIPQSTQGLERQIFIGDFVEKLPIENKQTLKTFVECLLLRMQLINASDIDIGGFGGHGKVWYRIFGSKKPDPTLDAFSVDDTNILIQSLISARQRQYLYEVKNLDFSHMVIEGDKMHRFRADAYMDLDQLALNMRAINATVRPYKSLELHPNVTKIVSLAHTKEGLILITGITGSGKSTTLDAMIDLNNHTVDGHICIVASPIEYVHKSDRCIVRHREVGRDVLSFKDGAIQALRQDPDIIMIGEMRDPETILTGLEITDSGHKVFSTLHTASAVESIDRIIGEVPHVEQDRVRMRFADVCKMVLSQKLIPSLDGKRVAAREIMIMNPSVRAAIKNGNTGEIYQMIQESGEIGMQTMEQDLKKLYQQKKISMENAMNYANNKKRMQQIINT; from the coding sequence TTGGTTGCATTCATATCCACTAATATTACGTTGCCGCCTATGCATGTTGCTCCGACTGCCTCATTAGTAATTCCTCCGGAAATTTTTGAGAAGACGCGCGTCATTCTCAATCAAGTTATTACGCAAATACCCCAATCAACACAAGGTCTTGAACGACAAATTTTTATCGGAGATTTTGTCGAAAAATTACCGATTGAAAACAAACAGACTTTGAAGACATTTGTTGAATGTTTATTGCTAAGAATGCAGTTGATTAATGCTTCCGACATCGATATAGGCGGTTTCGGTGGTCACGGTAAGGTGTGGTACAGAATTTTTGGATCTAAAAAACCTGATCCGACATTAGATGCATTTTCTGTAGACGATACGAATATTCTTATTCAATCGTTGATCTCCGCCCGCCAGCGCCAATATCTGTATGAAGTGAAGAATCTTGATTTTTCGCACATGGTGATTGAAGGTGATAAAATGCATCGGTTTAGAGCTGATGCATATATGGATTTAGATCAACTTGCATTGAATATGCGTGCTATCAATGCAACCGTTCGTCCATATAAATCGTTGGAACTTCACCCGAATGTAACAAAAATTGTCAGTTTGGCCCATACAAAAGAAGGTCTCATTCTCATTACCGGTATTACGGGATCCGGTAAAAGTACAACGTTAGATGCCATGATCGATCTCAACAATCACACTGTTGATGGTCACATTTGTATTGTTGCTTCACCAATTGAGTATGTACACAAATCTGACCGCTGCATCGTACGGCATCGTGAAGTTGGCCGAGATGTTCTTTCGTTTAAGGATGGTGCCATCCAGGCATTGAGGCAAGATCCGGATATCATTATGATTGGTGAAATGCGCGATCCGGAAACTATTTTAACCGGACTAGAAATTACCGACAGCGGACACAAAGTGTTTTCTACACTTCACACTGCATCAGCAGTAGAAAGTATAGACCGTATCATCGGCGAAGTTCCTCACGTTGAGCAGGATCGTGTTCGGATGCGGTTTGCTGATGTTTGTAAAATGGTGTTATCTCAAAAACTGATTCCATCGCTGGATGGAAAACGTGTTGCTGCTCGAGAGATTATGATTATGAATCCTTCTGTGCGTGCAGCCATTAAGAACGGCAATACGGGCGAAATTTATCAGATGATTCAGGAATCCGGTGAGATAGGGATGCAGACGATGGAACAGGATCTAAAAAAATTATATCAGCAAAAGAAGATCTCCATGGAAAACGCAATGAACTATGCTAATAATAAGAAACGGATGCAGCAAATCATCAATACGTAA
- a CDS encoding tetratricopeptide repeat protein, translating into MIIHQKTYQTLSLYLLVIVVFLVYMTTLTAEALTWNDDALISSLHAIQKGNGSIWNNSTMRPIPLALFSYFQSFGDGSLFLFHLVNIAAHAANVLLFFFLLIRFQQSFSLAFITSAVFGLHPMHSGTISWISQFPVIFSLTILLLLAHVYIFYCRSNKRRYLLFTGILAVMFHSVVQGGIQVLIILITIDLVERGNLTKRNVIQKIPFLLFCVASALMIKESIMNLYFDSVQCIRFGIVEGLIRFLTITEQIGIVPLQDVINGNIILEYSMYPLLVPFIIFGVLWYGKNQKILTLSFFAFLVFSLPIFSWSEGGEWILNSERYYISSFFLVFPVISYLKQFFEKIPNRSVLRRMAIPVVTMVLCFLAFQTYRSSQLRQSNISFWTYLTNEYPQNSFVLNKIGSYHFSKYEIPQAISYFSESIQFHPQHYESFNNRGLAYLSIYQMDSAKADFEHSIEIFPQYALAYYNLSTVYSLQSDWDSAIKNCTKAIEIQPNFVQAFNNRGNTFARQKKYVQAFADYETAARIDPKYPDIYGNRALIFLESGNATNAVRDFQKQADLTLTRFDVFIHLGLTYIMTADTVNSTIALSNAVKLDSTNAKLYLSAIQSTFLKDSEDRLLLNHVIRKIDPHQRY; encoded by the coding sequence ATGATAATACATCAAAAAACATATCAAACGCTTAGTCTGTATCTATTAGTGATTGTTGTTTTTTTGGTTTACATGACGACGCTAACTGCCGAAGCTCTTACATGGAACGATGACGCGCTCATATCCTCTTTACATGCAATCCAAAAAGGGAATGGATCAATCTGGAACAATTCTACGATGCGTCCAATTCCTTTAGCATTATTTTCTTATTTCCAAAGTTTTGGAGATGGGAGTTTATTCCTGTTCCATTTGGTGAATATTGCGGCTCATGCTGCAAACGTACTATTGTTTTTTTTCTTACTCATTCGTTTTCAACAATCATTTTCCCTTGCATTCATTACTTCCGCAGTGTTTGGTTTACACCCAATGCATTCCGGAACGATCTCTTGGATCAGCCAATTCCCGGTGATATTTTCGTTAACAATTCTTTTGCTTTTAGCACATGTGTACATTTTCTATTGCAGATCTAATAAGCGTCGATATCTTTTATTCACCGGTATTTTAGCAGTGATGTTTCATTCTGTTGTTCAAGGGGGAATTCAGGTCCTTATTATACTCATTACCATCGATCTAGTAGAACGTGGAAATCTTACAAAACGAAATGTAATTCAGAAAATTCCGTTTCTTCTTTTTTGTGTTGCATCCGCTTTAATGATAAAAGAATCGATTATGAACCTATATTTCGATTCTGTTCAGTGTATCCGATTTGGCATTGTTGAAGGATTGATTCGCTTTCTTACTATTACCGAACAAATTGGGATCGTTCCATTGCAGGATGTCATCAATGGAAATATAATCCTGGAATATTCAATGTATCCATTGTTGGTTCCATTTATCATTTTTGGAGTATTGTGGTATGGTAAGAATCAAAAAATATTGACATTAAGTTTTTTCGCTTTCCTGGTTTTTAGCTTGCCGATTTTTTCGTGGTCGGAGGGGGGGGAATGGATATTAAATTCTGAACGGTATTATATCAGTTCTTTCTTCCTGGTTTTTCCTGTAATCTCTTATCTTAAACAGTTCTTTGAAAAAATACCTAATCGTTCGGTGCTTCGGAGAATGGCGATACCGGTTGTAACGATGGTTCTTTGCTTTTTGGCATTTCAAACATATCGATCATCTCAATTAAGACAGAGCAATATTTCGTTTTGGACGTACCTAACAAACGAATATCCACAAAACTCTTTTGTTTTAAATAAGATTGGGTCATATCATTTCTCCAAATATGAAATCCCACAAGCTATTTCATATTTTTCTGAATCGATTCAATTTCATCCTCAGCATTATGAATCGTTTAATAACCGCGGTCTTGCATATTTGAGTATATATCAGATGGATAGTGCAAAAGCAGATTTTGAACATTCGATTGAGATATTTCCGCAATATGCATTAGCGTATTACAATCTTTCCACAGTGTATAGTCTGCAATCAGATTGGGATAGTGCAATCAAAAATTGCACAAAAGCGATTGAGATCCAGCCGAATTTTGTTCAGGCGTTTAACAATCGAGGGAATACTTTTGCGAGACAAAAAAAATATGTTCAAGCATTCGCAGATTACGAAACAGCGGCCAGGATTGATCCAAAATATCCAGATATTTACGGGAATAGGGCATTAATATTCCTTGAATCTGGCAATGCTACGAATGCCGTGCGTGATTTTCAAAAACAAGCGGATTTAACGTTAACAAGATTTGACGTATTCATTCACCTTGGGCTTACGTATATTATGACGGCGGATACGGTAAACTCTACCATAGCACTTTCTAATGCAGTGAAACTTGACTCTACAAATGCTAAACTGTATCTTTCTGCAATTCAAAGTACATTTTTAAAGGATTCTGAAGATAGATTACTCCTTAATCATGTAATTCGAAAAATCGACCCTCATCAAAGATATTGA
- a CDS encoding tetratricopeptide repeat protein: MLLFLLRQEKKRVKILVVFIYVFWTSLMPHHKLIYRDFLLLGGILILTAIIYSPAIQFEFTNWDDDIHITNNPSIQTLTQQSISDLFIPTDRYMYHPLTMLSYMIEWKIVGEQPWLFHTTNILLHGINICLVFFLVYRLSRNNYIALFIAALFALHPMQVESVAWISARKDILSGCFVLSSVIFYFQWKDKKKTRYYLTSLLLFTCALFSKPSAVVLPLVLILFELLEEKKIGWSLVKHSFLYFSISLVFTLFIVLSTTSHSPYPMQFYSLSQRFVLIIYEVGFYIATFFYPFNLSACYSYPLLQQGELSTVYYGFSLLMLVSSALIFLLRNKIPKIFFGLLLYGVILLPVLQIIPFNNASLVADRYVYLAMLGLLLASVGIGDVLLKKFDVNRSIITIVLFSIIAFMSYASSTRLPVWNDSVSLFSDIIRKNPLTAIAYGNRANAKIAKGDYVGALQDCDTLIALSPEEPKAYFNRGNAYSEINKKREAISDYTKSISLGFQSPHLFYNRGNQYMLLKKYDSAATDFETVLRLSPAYLGALLQMDLLSKWVDNDFEKSVRYLTNYIQYDPNNPVVYMQRAQSNSTLGRYGAALHDAAVAVSLHQNNDATDQFFAHLNNTIDSINTKITTISSVLPISNNVKKRQLFLERSKLYWSLGDTLRAQKDFNISEAMQSR; encoded by the coding sequence TTGCTTCTTTTCTTGCTCCGTCAAGAAAAGAAGAGAGTGAAGATTCTTGTTGTTTTTATCTATGTATTTTGGACAAGTCTGATGCCTCATCACAAATTGATATATCGAGATTTTCTATTGTTGGGTGGTATTCTCATTCTAACGGCTATCATCTATTCTCCCGCAATACAATTTGAATTCACCAATTGGGATGATGATATTCATATTACAAATAATCCTTCCATTCAGACCCTTACGCAGCAGTCAATTTCAGATTTGTTCATTCCCACGGATCGGTATATGTATCATCCGTTAACAATGCTTTCGTATATGATCGAGTGGAAGATTGTTGGAGAGCAACCGTGGTTATTCCATACCACCAATATTTTACTACACGGGATTAATATTTGTCTGGTATTCTTTCTTGTCTATCGTTTGTCTCGTAACAATTATATCGCTCTGTTTATTGCAGCACTTTTTGCACTTCATCCAATGCAAGTAGAAAGTGTTGCTTGGATATCTGCACGAAAAGATATCCTTTCAGGATGTTTTGTTCTAAGTTCAGTCATCTTCTATTTTCAGTGGAAAGACAAAAAGAAAACTCGTTATTACCTCACTTCTTTGCTTCTTTTTACCTGTGCACTATTCTCGAAACCCTCTGCAGTTGTTTTACCGTTGGTATTAATTCTGTTTGAACTCCTCGAAGAAAAAAAAATTGGATGGAGTCTGGTAAAACATTCATTTTTGTATTTTTCAATTTCGCTGGTATTTACACTTTTTATCGTATTGTCCACAACATCGCATTCTCCCTATCCGATGCAATTTTATTCGCTGAGCCAGCGATTCGTTTTGATTATCTATGAAGTCGGGTTTTATATCGCAACGTTCTTCTATCCCTTCAATTTATCCGCCTGCTATTCTTATCCATTACTTCAACAAGGGGAATTGTCAACTGTATATTATGGTTTCTCGTTGTTGATGTTGGTATCATCAGCGTTAATCTTTTTGTTGAGAAATAAAATTCCCAAAATTTTTTTTGGTCTTTTATTGTATGGTGTTATACTATTACCAGTATTACAGATCATTCCGTTCAATAATGCATCACTCGTTGCAGATCGTTACGTTTATCTGGCAATGTTAGGATTATTATTGGCTTCTGTTGGTATTGGTGATGTACTGTTGAAGAAATTCGATGTGAATCGATCAATAATCACAATTGTGTTATTCTCAATTATTGCATTCATGTCATACGCATCTTCAACCCGCTTACCAGTGTGGAACGACAGTGTTTCGTTATTTTCGGATATAATTAGGAAAAACCCTCTTACGGCAATTGCGTATGGGAACAGAGCAAATGCAAAGATAGCGAAAGGTGATTATGTTGGAGCCCTACAAGATTGCGATACATTAATCGCACTTTCACCTGAAGAACCAAAGGCATATTTTAATAGAGGAAACGCGTATAGTGAAATAAATAAAAAAAGGGAGGCAATTTCAGATTATACAAAATCGATATCGCTCGGGTTTCAATCACCGCATCTTTTTTATAATCGAGGGAATCAATACATGCTGTTGAAAAAATATGACAGCGCTGCAACAGATTTTGAAACAGTGTTACGTTTATCGCCGGCATATCTTGGCGCTCTGCTTCAAATGGATTTACTATCAAAGTGGGTGGATAACGATTTTGAGAAATCAGTTCGTTATTTGACGAACTATATTCAATATGATCCGAACAATCCCGTAGTGTATATGCAACGAGCACAATCAAATTCAACACTCGGTCGTTATGGTGCAGCATTACACGATGCAGCTGTGGCGGTATCCCTTCATCAAAACAACGATGCGACCGATCAATTCTTTGCACATCTCAATAATACCATCGATTCCATTAATACAAAAATAACGACCATTTCCTCAGTGCTTCCAATCAGCAACAACGTTAAAAAGAGACAATTATTTTTGGAGCGTTCAAAATTGTATTGGTCTCTCGGTGACACACTTCGTGCGCAAAAAGATTTTAACATATCTGAGGCAATGCAATCTCGATGA